One Spinacia oleracea cultivar Varoflay chromosome 4, BTI_SOV_V1, whole genome shotgun sequence DNA segment encodes these proteins:
- the LOC110790161 gene encoding putative phytosulfokines 6, translating to MMHKFLTSTLLIVILLCLVAFPTTSARLLVHKPADDQNHQISNAVPIPKSQDKDSIDELMGLEICGNGDEECLKRRLVSEVHLDYIYTQHQNP from the exons ATGATGCACAAATTTCTCACCTCTACTCTCCTCATCGTTATCCTCCTCTGCCTCGTAGCATTTCCAACAACATCTGCTCGTCTACTAGTACACAAACCAGCAGATGACCAAAACCATCAAATCTCCAACGCGGTTCCGATACCAAAGTCACAAGATAAAGACTCCATAGAT GAATTGATGGGATTGGAGATATGTGGGAATGGAGATGAAGAGTGCTTGAAGAGAAGACTGGTTTCAGAAGTTCACTTGGACTACATTTACACACAGCATCAAAAcccttaa
- the LOC110790171 gene encoding pentatricopeptide repeat-containing protein At5g40400 translates to MNRLSSSFAAPRILLSNYSTKSALTPSSTSFNPPIVPNSKPSLNPLYSFLPETQNPNNLVNLICLALKKTNFQITHLANQLQDLIPHLGTQEISRVLLRCQCESQSALIFFNWVKNDLGVKPNCHNYCIIVHILVWSRNFVHGMKLLSELIRFQSDESEKVDIFQGLVSCSEDCNWDPVVFDMLIKAYMKDDLIKEGYRVFKKMVKMGYVPHVLAFNCLLSGLSKANCVDNCWELYKEMWRIGINPNTCTFNIFTNVLCKDQSVDKVNEFLEKMEEEGFVPDLVTYNTLIGNYCRSRRLDDAFYLYKIMYRRGVVPDLVTYTSLMNGLCKIGKLKEAHQVFHRMVDRGLTPDIVSYNSLIHGYCIEGRMKDSRLLLHDMIAKGISPDTFTCQVLVEGFVKAGSLRSCLNMIVELKRFGVTISSDVYKYLVIALSQENHPIAAVKLLDRMLEDGHESDVEIYDKLIKSFCDSELLEGALLHKSKMLERRVKPCLAIYQNLISCLCRLRRCLEAEVLMQEMDLFDLKPDNNICRALIFAYCTENNFDKAESLLLSLSIKYQLYDTDSYNVLLKIRSEQSSITELMELQDKMLKLGFAPNGLTFKYVLQGLQNTVMKDKGSFQACSQLQ, encoded by the coding sequence ATGAATCGACTTAGTTCATCTTTTGCAGCCCCAAGAATTCTTCTCTCAAATTACAGCACAAAATCTGCACTCACTCCATCATCAACATCTTTCAATCCTCCGATTGTTCCAAACTCAAAACCCAGCTTAAACCCACTTTACTCTTTCCTTCCCGAAACCCAGAACCCCAATAATTTAGTCAATCTAATTTGTTTAGCTCTCAAAAaaaccaatttccaaattaccCATCTCGCAAATCAGTTGCAGGACCTAATTCCTCATTTGGGTACCCAagaaatttctagggttttgctTAGATGTCAGTGTGAGTCCCAGTCTgctcttattttctttaattgggTGAAAAATGATCTGGGTGTTAAGCCAAATTGTCATAATTACTGTATTATTGTTCATATATTGGTTTGGTCTCGGAATTTTGTACACGGGATGAAGCTTTTGTCTGAATTGATTCGATTCCAGTCGGATGAGAGTGAAAAGGTTGACATTTTTCAGGGTTTGGTTTCGTGTTCCGAGGATTGTAATTGGGACCCTGTTGTGTTTGATATGCTTATAAAAGCTTATATGAAAGATGATTTGATAAAGGAAGGTTATAGGGTTTTTAAGAAGATGGTTAAGATGGGTTATGTGCCTCATGTTTTGGCCTTTAATTGTTTGTTGAGTGGGCTCTCGAAGGCAAATTGTGTTGATAATTGCTGGGAACTTTATAAAGAGATGTGGAGGATTGGAATTAATCCGAATACGTGTACgtttaatatttttactaatgTGTTGTGCAAGGACCAAAGTGTAGACAAGGTAAATGAGTTCTTGGAGAAGATGGAGGAAGAAGGATTTGTGCCTGACCTTGTGACTTATAATACACTTATTGGTAATTATTGCAGAAGTCGTAGGTTGGATGACGCGTTTTATTTGTATAAGATTATGTATAGGAGGGGTGTTGTTCCTGATTTGGTCACATACACTTCGTTAATGAATGGACTTTGTAAAATTGGAAAGCTAAAGGAAGCTCATCAGGTTTTCCATAGAATGGTTGATAGAGGACTGACTCCAGATATTGTATCGTATAATTCTCTAATTCACGGTTACTGTATAGAGGGAAGGATGAAAGATTCGAGGCTCCTACTTCATGATATGATTGCAAAGGGGATTAGCCCAGATACTTTCACCTGTCAGGTTCTTGTAGAAGGATTCGTGAAAGCGGGCAGCTTGCGTTCATGTTTGAATATGATTGTGGAGCTTAAAAGGTTTGGAGTTACAATTTCTAGTGACGTATACAAGTATTTGGTTATCGCATTGTCTCAGGAGAATCACCCAATTGCAGCTGTTAAACTTTTAGATAGAATGTTGGAAGATGGTCATGAGTCGGATGTGGAGATTTATGATAAATTGATCAAATCATTCTGTGATAGTGAGCTCCTAGAAGGAGCATTGCTGCATAAAAGCAAGATGCTAGAAAGGAGGGTTAAACCATGTTTAGCAATATATCAAAACCTAATAAGCTGTTTGTGCAGATTGAGAAGATGCTTGGAGGCAGAAGTTTTGATGCAAGAAATGGATTTATTTGACCTTAAACCTGACAACAATATCTGCAGGGCTTTGATATTTGCCTATTGTACAGAAAATAATTTTGATAAAGCAGAATCCTTGCTTCTTTCACTTTCTATCAAGTATCAGCTTTACGATACAGATAGTTATAATGTACTTCTTAAGATAAGGAGTGAGCAAAGCAGCATTACTGAATTGATGGAGTTACAGGACAAGATGCTGAAATTGGGTTTTGCACCTAATGGGTTGACCTTCAAGTATGTGCTTCAGGGATTACAGAATACTGTTATGAAGGACAAGGGCAGTTTTCAAGCCTGCAGTCAGTTGCAATAG